A window of Paremcibacter congregatus contains these coding sequences:
- a CDS encoding carbohydrate ABC transporter permease: MIGFKLKLPKKKLGSWIIVTLMYGLALTWLYPYIWMIMASLKPTPEIYHTDLFSGSFTLENYQFLFESAEKLNRPFLKSLFNSFFVTLTVTASVVMTSAFIGYAMAKIDFRGRRQMNDFILFQMVVPGMMLIIPQFILIKQLGLINSYSAMILPVLMSGWGIFMVAQTFRGTPNDYIDAAKLDRASLKQIILNVMLPLNKAIVAIVALFTFTGTWDNFMWPLIVISDVDKMPLSVLLATFSKQYGIYVGPVMAGSVLQALPLIILFITFRRYFLQGMSLSLK; encoded by the coding sequence ATGATTGGTTTTAAACTAAAATTACCAAAGAAAAAGCTGGGAAGCTGGATCATTGTAACCTTGATGTATGGGTTGGCGTTGACCTGGTTATATCCATACATTTGGATGATCATGGCGTCTCTGAAGCCAACGCCTGAGATATATCATACCGATCTTTTTTCTGGCTCGTTCACATTGGAAAATTATCAATTTCTGTTTGAAAGTGCAGAAAAATTAAATCGCCCTTTTTTGAAATCCCTGTTCAATTCGTTTTTTGTGACGCTCACCGTTACAGCTTCTGTTGTGATGACCAGTGCTTTCATCGGCTATGCGATGGCTAAAATAGACTTCCGGGGGCGCCGACAGATGAACGACTTTATATTATTCCAAATGGTGGTGCCGGGAATGATGCTGATCATACCTCAGTTCATCTTGATCAAACAGCTTGGGTTGATCAACAGCTATTCCGCGATGATTTTGCCAGTTCTGATGTCTGGGTGGGGCATATTTATGGTGGCTCAAACCTTTCGGGGGACACCGAATGACTATATTGATGCGGCGAAACTGGATCGGGCAAGTCTAAAGCAAATCATACTCAACGTCATGTTGCCCCTGAATAAAGCCATTGTTGCCATTGTTGCACTCTTCACCTTCACGGGGACGTGGGACAACTTCATGTGGCCATTAATTGTGATATCGGATGTTGATAAAATGCCGCTGTCGGTATTGCTCGCGACCTTCAGTAAGCAATATGGAATTTATGTGGGGCCAGTCATGGCGGGTTCGGTCTTGCAGGCTTTACCCCTGATCATTTTGTTTATTACTTTCCG